A region of the Vanrija pseudolonga chromosome 2, complete sequence genome:
TCCAGTGCGAAGATAGAGTACCTGTTTCTCGGGGCGGTAGGTGCCGCGGCGTGTTGGGCGCTGGTCATGTGAGAGACCAAGGATGGCGTGGAGCCAGTTTTGCGTGTCCCAGGCCGTAGTGGAGTGTAAAAACTGGCGTCCGCTGGCGGGTAGTTGTTGAgggagcttggcgaggggCTTTTCGACCGTACGCGTTGAGGTTCGACTCGCCGTCGAAGTGGGCAGGAAGATGTTACCCGTACGGCCTGCCAGATCCTTGGCATTGCCCAGGGGGGTCCTCAGTGCCGTGGGGGAAGGGGGCGCGAGGGCAATGGGAGTACACGCCTCGGTGGCCTTGCGGACCGAGTCGCGAAAGGCCTCCCAGACGGGGTAGCCCTCGTTGGGACGGAGCTCGGTCTCGCCCCGGCCGACACTGTACTCGAGGTACTCTTCTTCAGGCTCAAGAGTCTCTTGAATCGTCAAcgagtggaggtggagcAGGGAGAGGTCGACTAAGAGGTGTTAGATATGacacggacggcgaggaagacggccAGAGACACCCATCTCACTTACCTGGGTCACCAGGAGCGACCTTGCTGCGCCCAGCGAGTGCCTTCTTGAGCTGCAGAAGGTCATACTCGGATGTGGGGAGGGTGCCGTGGCACTGTGATAAGGTGGGCAGTGGGGAtaacgccggcggcgacatTGTGGAGTGCGGGTGGAGGGGTGTGGTGGAGGTATGGAGAGGATGGAGGGGGATGAGGAGGTCGTGAACACGACAAACAGAGCGGCTTTTATGCACTCcaggggggaggtggggttGTAGTCGCTTGTTTGTTGTGTTGTTTACTCCATATCGTTGTGTCGAGGTGATGTTGAGGGGGCGAGGGGAAGAAAGAGATGACAAGAGGTGTCTTGGGATAGCAGCAGGTTTCGAGATTGCAAAGTGGAGGGCCAAAGTGGAGGCATGGGCGGAGATCACGCACACGTCAACTTTCAAAATATGGCAGATAGGCGTGGCACTTTGCGTGCCTAATCTCTGACTTGGCTCGTCTCATTGCCATTCTGCGGGCATTTGCGCATGCATTGCACACTGCAGATGTGCACCACGCGGTGTCATACATTAGCGTTCATGAACAGCATGCATCgagcaagaagaaggcagCGTGCGAGAGCGACACAAGAGGTGTGGCTGGTTGATGGCGAGCAAGACGGCTGTTGTTGGTGTGGTTGTGCCTCGAGAAATGTGCAAGTTGAGAGTGGGCGGAGTGTATTCTCGGCgtggagcagcggcgacctcgagctccgtcgccgaggtcatgCATGGgccagccgagcgagcgcttacttggtggtggtgagtgagcCTGAcatgatggcgaggacgacgcggagTTCGGTGTTGGTGTGAGATGGTGGTGTGTTTTCGAGCTAGGCTGAAATGGCGGCGGAGCGGTCACGCTGGGTGGTGCCGAGGCAATCTTCTCGGCGCACTGGGGTCCGCCGGAGCACGCAGCGCGCAGTGCACGCGACAAGCTGGTTCAGAAGCGCGTCGCGTCTAATGTCTGCATGACTGACGCGTGTGGACGCGCCCCCAGACGTCATGGGTGTTTGTGGTGAGTTTCCACATTCCAGCCTATAGGTCGGCGCCGGATCGCCGAATGTAAACATGGTTCATCTGTGTCAACACGCAACTCGAATTGAACTCCGACCAACACTGAGCATGAGGACACTTGCATAGCTTGCATAGAGTATCAGTGTTCTCGGAGCGGGAAACCAGTCTATGCACATGCACGCACGAGCCTCCACCGCTGCCCCACAGCGTGTCCctccgccagcagcggcacgTACCCAACCCGACCCTGCTGCAGCCAACACAAGTGTGTAGCACAGCGGTTTGCAGCTCCTGTGCGTGCATTCACGATCTCACAACCGACCGCTGTTCAAGCCTCGCCCGAAGCCGGGCACGCACGAGGCCTTCCAGAGGCGAGCTCCCAATAGTTACATTGCTCGGGATATGTCCCTCCCACACGTGCAAGTGGGCTGCAGAGTAAAGGCAAATGTCTGGGATCCGTAGGCCAAGTGACCGCTCCGAGTATAGGTGAAGTCACCGCTGGTTGGCGGTGTAGTCAACAAAGCTGGAGACAGTATGTCGGAAGAGATCCTTTTTGGCGTTGGATCagtcgtgtgtgtgtcgcAGTTGTGGTCGCGTCTGTTTGGCGTGGTGGAGGGAAGTAGGTGTGGTTGGTGCGTTGGCTGACGTCATGTCTTACTTGCTACATGTCAGTCACCTCCCAAGTATGCAGCTGCCGACGCTGTAGCAGAAGTGCACCAGCACCCACAGCTGAATGCATGATTAGATGCAGCGGAGGTCATGTATTGTCGTCTCGTCTGGCCGTGTCTGCACTGTCAGTGTCggccgccagccagctgcaGGCGACCGACATCCGTGCACCAGCGCACGGCCGACGGTGATTGGCGGATGACGTTCCGCGCTCCACGGGCAACAACGCTCCACCACTGCCTGCATGCAaacacccccctcccccctctcgCCCACCATCCGCGGTGACACGTCGTGCCCCAGCATCATCGGTTGAGGCAGCCCGAAACGTCGCCGGCCATACGAGCCAGTCAGACGCGCCGTAGATTCCGATAGCGATAGACCGGGCTTGGTGGCACCCCATGTGGCTCCCAGATTGGCTCTCTCCAGATGCCAAGGCCGGGCCACAGGGAAAACGTGTCCCCGCGCCTGCAGCCCCGCAGTGTGTGCGTGCTTCGTCATGCAGCCCCATTCAACGAATCGAGTCAGCACGTGTGGAGCGGCACAACGATAGAAACTCGGCGAAGCGTGTGTGCTGTCGTCTGCAGCAAGCATCGCATCTCATCTACGGTGCGGCACTGGCCTCCTCTACTTGGCGATCCACGCGTTGAGCTGGTCGTACCAGCGGTCCGACTTTTTGTTGCCGATTGTGCTGCCGCCAaacgcgacgagcttgtcaaagttctcgtcggcgtcgcggccgttgatggcgcgcgtggcgggcAGGTAGACGGCCGTGTCGAAGCGCGAGGAGAGGGCAGAGAGGGCGGTGTGCGAGACGCTGCGAGAGTCAGCTGGCGTCTTCACGAGTCATCTAGCTGCACTCACCAGAAGTCACCTGCGAGaccgacaacgacaaccttcttgatgccctcggcgcggagggcctCGACGATCTTGCGCGTGGGCTGGGGGTCGATCTCGGTGGGGAGAGGGGGCGGGTTGGCGGCATCCGAGATGACGCCGTCAAAGGCCGAGTaggcctcgacgcccttgtTGAATCCCTGCGGTGGTCAGCGACTGATCCTTGCCATGGCGGCTGGTGTGGGTCGATCGCATCGCATCGGCCGACGCTGCACCACACCCTACACACCTTCCTGATCAGCTTGAACTTGTCGCCGTAAGCCTGGAGCTTGGGGAGCAGGTCGGCGTGGATCTCGCTGCCCTTGGTGCCCTGGATGCAGTGGTCGGGCCAGAGCATCTGCTCGTAGTCGAAACCACGGGCATCGCGGGTCTCGATGGTTTGGAACTTTTTGTGGCCGGGGTGGCTGGACGCGAACGAGATGTGGCCCTCGGGGTGGAAGTCCTGTGCGCGAGTTAGCGTTAGGTAGCGAGCGGCTGGCGACTGGACACAGCCCATGCAACCCACCTGCGACGCAACGACAAGGTCCCACTTGTGGTTGAgcttcttgccgtcgagcagctcggagATGGCGgggacgacctcgagaccGCCAGGCACCTGGAGCGAGCCCGAGGGGGGGAGGAAGTCGTTctggacgtcgacgacgatgagggcGACCTTTGCGGGCGCGGTAGCGGGAgcgtcgggggcgggggcggcggacATGGCTGCGGTGTGGATGTTGTGGtggaagagagagagagaggggggcGGGATGGGGGATGCACGTCGGTCACTCGCTGTTGCCTTAcgccggctgggcggggATTGCCAAGCGGGGCCGGCGGCTGCTGATCGCGGGGGCATTCGGGGGAGACTTTCCCACGGTGGTATGCTGTGCTCGAcaatgacgccgacgaccaacAACGAACAATCGGACCCCGCACCTCCCCTGCCAGCCTCAACAGCCCAGTtcaccatgccgccgccgccgccgctgccaaacCCCGCTGCGAGCCTGCCGCCcgtgcgctcgacgacgccgccgtcgccgagcgcgggcgCAAGCGCAGGCATACACCGCGccaacacgccgccgccgctgagctTTGCTgtgccgcctccgccggAGCTCGAGCCATCTGCGTCGGCCCGCAGCCCCGAGCCGACGaacacgctcgcgctgctcctccccaCGCAGGCGCTGttcgcgcccgagccgatcGGCGTGCTCAAGGCCGCGTTCGAGGCGTACGGCCGGCTCGTGCACTGGGCGCCGGTGCGCGGCATGGGGCGGGTCATCTTAGTGtacaacgacaacgacgcggccgcgcgcgccaagcgccacGGCGACCTCCTGCGCATCGAGCTgggggacgaggccgaggcggccgccgaggccgttgaGGCGCGCAGCCCTGCtcccgtcgacgacgcaccAGGCTACTTTGaccgcaagcgcaaggcgtGGGTACTAGCTGCCTATCCCCCGCTACCAAGCTAACCACCCCCAGGATCACGCTGCGCGTGTACGCgctcccgccgacgccgctcgaccccgtcgacgcgcacctCCGCCCgccggacgccgagcgcaacTTTCTCATCTCGCCGCCCGGCTCGCCCCCAGAAGGCTGGGAACcagtcgaggaggacgggcCGAACCTGCACCCGCTGGCGGACGacctgcggcgcgcgctcgagagcCTGCAGATCGCCGCGAGCGGGGGCAAGGAGGTGCTCgttgacgagggcggcgtgcgcgtcgaggtcgaggacacgagcgcgcccgccaagcgcgagagatgggacggcgaggaggacgagtatgccgtcgaggagccgTGGGGCGGGCCCGGGATATGGGAGGCGCCGAGCCAGGCCAGAGGGGACGGTGGggggctgggtggggggttGGGAGGTGCGCTTGGAGGTGGTGGTCTTGGAGCTACGCCCGCACCACCcgccctctccctcggcgaggtgctcaGCCCGTCTGGCAAAGTCCGCATCGTGCCGACTGCGCGGCCGCCTGTCTAGTCAGAATCGATTCATCATCAGCATATCtggcgcacgcacgcgccgtgTAAGCATTGTGTATGTATGTATGTTGTGCGTAGGGTGGGCTGGCGAGGCTGTGGTCGCGAGTCGGGGGTGGGCAGCCGGATTCAGCGCACTTTCGACAGGCTGACCGATAGACGCCACGGTGGCTAACACACAGCTCTAACTCCttcaccccccaccccaatCTAATGATCAATGCATGATGCCACTACTGCTGTACTACACCGCCTCTCGCcctccgccacgccacgcctACTGCGGAGGCTGCTTGGTGATGCGGTTCAGCAAGTTGTTGATGGCCGTGCGGCTCGTCTGCGCCTGGATACGGcggacggcctcggcacccTGGCCCTGCACGCGGGTCGCCCGAGGGCCACCGAGCACACCAAGCGCACCCTCAGCGgccgtcgctggcgccgccgacgccgtgtcctTGCCGACCCATGCGCGGCTGCCGGGCACGGgcgcgtccgtgtcggcctcgtcgaccttgatgTGGAAGCGGAAGCTGTCGAGGGCGCCGGGCGTGCGGAGCGTCGAGTGCGACAAGCCGAGCCAGACGGCATCGCGGCCCGTCCGCTGCGTGAGCCCGATGACCGACGCGGGCTTCATGATCTCAGCCTCGGCCACCTTGAAGTCCGCGATGCCCGCCttcttgctgctgcgcttGTAGTCGAACTGCGTGAGCGAGGGGCGGTCGGTAACGCGGacggcgccggtgcggcTGATGGCCGTGAGGCCtcccaggccgacgacaaaGTCGGCGTTGGTGCcctcgatgccgaggtgGCTCTTGCCTGGGCGGGCGatgcggtcgagcgcgcggcccttgtgtgcgcgtgccgggtcggcagcggcgccggccgccggcgcagacGAGTACGCCAGGCCGTGGAGCTCGTGCGGGCTGCCCTGCaggcgcgaggacgaggggtcggcgagcgcggcggtcgtgAGGCCCGACTGGAactcggccgcggccgtctggcgcgcgattccgcgcgcggcggcgtgtgcgaGCGTCGACTCGTCGGGTGCGGGCGCGGTCGTCTCGGCCCacagcgcctcgcgcagctcgtgcCGGTGCGAGCGGATGTGCTCGACGTACTTCTCAAACTCGGGCTCGGTCATGGCGTCGACGTTGGCGATAAactccttcttctcgggctcggcgaccgtGTCCTCGGCGTAGATGGACGCGCGGGCGACTTTTGCCGTCTTGGCCGTCTTGGACCAGGGGACAGTGCCGTCGCCCCACGTGTCGATGAAGCGcatctccttctcgccgctcgaccaCATTGCGTCGACTCCGGGTCCGCCGTCGAGCGTCCCGACCTTGATGTACCGTCCGCCCTTGGTCCGGTGGACGGGGAACTTGAGACCGTAGTCTTCGTACTTTTGCATCGAGCGCACGTTGGACGCGTACACGCGCGCGATCAACGGGTCGTGCGTCACGAACGCCGAGCGCTTGAGGAGCTGTGGGAAGGTGGAGGACATGgtgaggggggagggggcaggGGGTGCCGTtgggaaggggagggggaagaGTCGTGCGAGCTGGCGGGGTCGatccgagtcggcgctgctcgctgtTTGCCGTCGCTTTTAGTGGTGTTGTCAACGACGAGTGAGCACAACAAGTCGCCTGATGCTCGTTGTTGCAAGTGCGCTCAAAGCCGACTTTTGCCAGTTGCCCAAGTCACTGGATCGGATCGCCACGGATGGCATCAACCAGGCTGACGGGATAAAATCAAAAGAATAACGATCTGTTTAATCGCCCTCACGCCTCGCACCCAGCAGCCCACTCTGGCAGGCTACAAAAAGCGCGACCCCCCTTTCTGCGTCTCCTCAATCACAAAAAAAACCTATCGCTCCATAAATTCCTTGTCGGCGCTGTGCTCCCCCGCttgcggagcgcgagctgccaCCGCCCCCGAGGCCAGACAGGAGCGTGGAAGGACTGTTGGTTACAACAGAGCTGCTTGCTTAAAACAACTTTGATGAGGGGCAACCCTAGGACTCCGAGTCACCTATAAGTAGCTACATCTGCGCCGCGGTCGTGTGCT
Encoded here:
- the SPAC13G6.15c gene encoding putative protein, producing the protein MPPPPPLPNPAASLPPVRSTTPPSPSAGASAGIHRANTPPPLSFAVPPPPELEPSASARSPEPTNTLALLLPTQALFAPEPIGVLKAAFEAYGRLVHWAPVRGMGRVILVYNDNDAAARAKRHGDLLRIELGDEAEAAAEAVEARSPAPVDDAPGYFDRKRKAITLRVYALPPTPLDPVDAHLRPPDAERNFLISPPGSPPEGWEPVEEDGPNLHPLADDLRRALESLQIAASGGKEVLVDEGGVRVEVEDTSAPAKRERWDGEEDEYAVEEPWGGPGIWEAPSQARGDGGGLGGGLGGALGGGGLGATPAPPALSLGEVLSPSGKVRIVPTARPPV
- the PNC1 gene encoding Nicotinamidase; the protein is MSAAPAPDAPATAPAKVALIVVDVQNDFLPPSGSLQVPGGLEVVPAISELLDGKKLNHKWDLVVASQDFHPEGHISFASSHPGHKKFQTIETRDARGFDYEQMLWPDHCIQGTKGSEIHADLLPKLQAYGDKFKLIRKGFNKGVEAYSAFDGVISDAANPPPLPTEIDPQPTRKIVEALRAEGIKKVVVVGLAGDFCVSHTALSALSSRFDTAVYLPATRAINGRDADENFDKLVAFGGSTIGNKKSDRWYDQLNAWIAK